A region of Limisphaera ngatamarikiensis DNA encodes the following proteins:
- a CDS encoding M16 family metallopeptidase yields MPRVATPASQPAAEWTHVPPDVHLTHLENGLVIIVRQDRSAPVVSAQAWCMSGSVHEGRWLGAGLSHLLEHMLFKGTRTRPASRIDQEVQEAGGYINAYTSFDRTVFYIDVPSTGARVAVDILCDIMQNATLPADELAKEQDVIRREMDMCHDDPHRRSSQRLFEVAYTRSPLRYTVIGYPDLFNAVRREDVVAYYREKYVPNNIFYVVVGDVDPEAVVRQIRDAYAQTPARPLPPEVLPEEPRQTAPREILEETTTELGHLHIAWHIPDARHPDLPALEVLATILGQGRSSRLFQQVREKLRLVTSVDAWTYTTSLPGLFGISAIMEPDRLHAARQALLDEVRRLQDRLIPEAELQKAIKQCTTALLSSRKTMAGQAQDLGGCWLLASDLAFSQRYLEAIRRLTPEQLREVARTYLVPENRTLYGLWPKGRLPQNPRVAAAHVSRPIQKIELPGGLRLLVKEDHRLPFVEIRAVFRGGVLAETPETNGLTALTARLLLKGTKRRSGEAVARTIESVGGYLDSYGGNNSFGLSAEVLHEDLDLGLELLAEILQQPAFPVSALEHEREVLLTKLRARKDDLLTRAFLAMRRAMFGTRGYGLDTLGNETSLPALDVEAVRTFHHRWTVPRNCVLALFGHVQADAAAAAVQKWLNRWNGTSQPPSLSGPEPRCPDRPERVRETHDKRQAVLVMGWPGVRLDSPDRFALEVIEELCSDLGSRLFLRVREKLGLAYYVGAQNFMGLAPGYFAFYAGTEPSKVARVEKEFREEARILQTRGVTAAELQRAKSKLLGQKKIARQELGSLAQQTALDELYGLGYENFDAEDARIEAVTLEDIRSVANRYLNPDRYILAVVEPESGRRSRGRGT; encoded by the coding sequence ATGCCCCGCGTGGCCACCCCTGCCTCCCAGCCCGCAGCCGAATGGACTCATGTCCCCCCGGACGTTCACCTCACCCACCTGGAAAACGGCCTGGTCATCATTGTTCGCCAGGATCGCAGTGCCCCGGTCGTTTCGGCGCAGGCGTGGTGCATGTCCGGCAGCGTCCACGAGGGACGCTGGCTCGGCGCCGGCCTTTCCCACCTGCTCGAGCACATGCTCTTCAAAGGCACCCGCACCCGCCCCGCCTCCCGAATCGATCAGGAGGTCCAGGAAGCCGGAGGTTACATCAACGCCTACACCTCCTTCGACCGCACCGTCTTTTACATCGACGTCCCCTCCACCGGAGCCCGGGTGGCCGTCGACATCCTCTGCGACATCATGCAAAACGCCACCCTCCCCGCCGACGAGCTGGCCAAGGAACAGGACGTCATCCGGCGCGAAATGGACATGTGCCATGACGATCCCCATCGGCGGTCGAGCCAGCGTTTGTTCGAAGTCGCCTACACGCGAAGCCCGCTCCGCTACACCGTCATCGGCTATCCCGACCTCTTCAACGCGGTCCGCCGCGAGGACGTGGTCGCTTATTACCGCGAAAAATACGTCCCCAACAACATCTTCTACGTCGTTGTGGGCGATGTGGACCCTGAGGCCGTCGTCCGGCAGATCCGCGACGCCTATGCGCAAACACCGGCTCGTCCCCTGCCTCCCGAGGTCCTGCCCGAGGAACCCCGGCAGACCGCGCCCCGGGAAATCCTCGAAGAAACCACCACCGAGCTCGGCCATCTCCACATCGCATGGCACATCCCTGACGCGCGCCACCCCGACCTGCCCGCGCTCGAGGTCCTCGCCACCATCCTGGGGCAGGGCCGCAGCTCGCGCCTGTTCCAACAGGTCCGCGAAAAGCTGCGCCTGGTCACCAGCGTGGACGCATGGACCTACACCACCAGCCTGCCCGGCCTGTTCGGCATCAGCGCCATCATGGAACCCGATCGCCTTCATGCCGCGCGTCAGGCGCTGCTCGACGAGGTCCGGCGCCTCCAGGACCGCCTCATCCCGGAGGCCGAACTCCAGAAGGCCATCAAACAATGCACCACCGCCCTGCTCAGCAGCCGCAAAACCATGGCCGGCCAGGCCCAGGACCTCGGCGGCTGCTGGTTGCTGGCCAGCGACCTGGCCTTCTCCCAACGCTATCTGGAGGCCATCCGGCGCCTGACCCCCGAACAGCTTCGCGAGGTCGCCCGGACCTACCTGGTCCCCGAAAACCGCACCCTGTACGGACTCTGGCCCAAAGGGCGGCTCCCCCAGAACCCGCGGGTCGCCGCCGCACACGTCTCTCGCCCGATCCAAAAAATTGAACTGCCCGGCGGCCTCCGGCTGCTCGTCAAAGAGGATCATCGGCTGCCTTTCGTGGAAATCCGGGCCGTGTTCCGTGGCGGTGTACTGGCCGAAACCCCGGAAACCAACGGCCTCACCGCCCTCACCGCCCGGCTCCTGCTCAAGGGCACCAAACGCCGCTCGGGCGAGGCCGTCGCACGCACCATCGAGTCCGTCGGCGGTTACCTCGACAGCTACGGCGGCAACAACAGCTTCGGTCTCAGCGCCGAGGTCCTCCACGAAGACCTCGACCTCGGACTTGAATTACTGGCGGAGATCCTGCAACAACCCGCCTTCCCCGTATCCGCCCTGGAACACGAACGCGAGGTGCTCCTGACCAAACTCCGCGCCCGCAAGGACGACCTCCTGACCCGTGCCTTCCTGGCCATGCGGCGGGCCATGTTTGGAACCCGGGGCTACGGTCTGGACACCCTCGGCAATGAAACCAGCCTGCCCGCGCTCGATGTGGAGGCCGTACGCACCTTTCATCACCGCTGGACTGTCCCCCGGAACTGCGTGCTGGCCCTCTTCGGCCACGTGCAGGCGGACGCCGCCGCAGCCGCCGTCCAAAAGTGGCTCAACCGATGGAACGGCACCTCACAGCCGCCCTCCCTGTCCGGCCCCGAGCCCCGCTGCCCCGACCGGCCGGAACGGGTTCGCGAAACCCATGACAAACGTCAGGCTGTCCTGGTCATGGGCTGGCCCGGCGTACGGTTGGACAGCCCGGACCGTTTCGCCCTCGAGGTGATCGAGGAACTCTGCAGCGACCTCGGATCCAGGCTGTTCCTTCGCGTCCGCGAGAAACTCGGACTCGCCTACTACGTCGGCGCCCAGAACTTCATGGGCCTGGCACCCGGCTACTTTGCCTTCTACGCCGGAACCGAACCCTCCAAAGTGGCACGCGTCGAAAAGGAGTTCCGCGAAGAAGCCCGGATCCTCCAAACCCGCGGCGTCACCGCCGCCGAACTCCAACGCGCCAAGTCCAAACTGCTCGGCCAAAAGAAAATCGCTCGACAAGAACTCGGCAGCCTCGCCCAGCAAACCGCCCTGGACGAATTGTACGGGCTGGGCTACGAGAACTTCGACGCCGAAGACGCCCGGATTGAAGCGGTTACGCTCGAAGACATCCGGTCCGTCGCCAACCGCTACCTCAACCCGGACCGCTACATCCTGGCCGTGGTGGAACCCGAATCCGGACGCCGATCCCGCGGACGTGGGACCTGA
- a CDS encoding FlgD immunoglobulin-like domain containing protein, with the protein MGAETGLLEGWHRGCGGKRRLSWWCGRVWMVWLLQVVGAGWVSEAQARVYATHVRLEKRPDGAGGGVAIRYILNEPATAGVEIEVWDGTQVVRTLTVKAGDPGALRGENEVIWDGRDAAGTPVCCGPYRVRITAAAQGFQDWAQISDDFAPGQYVYAPTGIAVVRDSASPYYGRVLVANGVPGPNAEFLPGDRPGILKFHADGSEVEEGSWSDAGRSWLGDGASPAELEVATGDRVYVLDRTRQELLVMDPTAAAASVRRAWGPDQRPATGTVMTGFAVGEGPAGPGLWMAQSAVASDPGVYLWVLNPDGTAMAGDQGRLVVRAGAGSDLTVAPWDVAVGPGGGLFVIQSRTAAGDAAPRVVAFPAWTNQAAPLEQGLWAMGSGLDLLRGATSVAVDPTGRYVAVAFRGAVSGGFFVGGRVIVLDAVTGAWVTTLPGADQQYTDVDWDAVGNLYVANLSESVWRVYSPPGSNAATTVSVAAVELGEGSPRPYLQVLRFEGGGLVLMVTGRPQTVYEIEASSDLSTWLVVGTVTVGEAGRQEVTVPISGPRRFYRTRSGP; encoded by the coding sequence AGGCTCAGGCGCGGGTCTACGCGACGCACGTTCGGCTGGAGAAACGGCCCGATGGCGCGGGTGGCGGTGTGGCGATCCGTTACATTTTGAATGAGCCGGCGACGGCAGGTGTGGAAATTGAAGTCTGGGACGGGACGCAGGTGGTCCGAACCCTGACGGTGAAGGCCGGTGACCCGGGGGCTCTGAGGGGCGAAAACGAGGTGATTTGGGACGGTCGGGATGCAGCGGGTACGCCGGTGTGCTGTGGTCCTTACCGCGTTCGGATCACGGCGGCGGCGCAGGGTTTCCAAGATTGGGCGCAAATCAGCGATGACTTTGCCCCGGGCCAGTACGTGTATGCGCCGACCGGCATCGCGGTGGTTCGGGACTCTGCCAGTCCGTACTACGGTCGGGTTTTGGTGGCCAACGGGGTGCCGGGGCCCAATGCCGAGTTTCTGCCGGGGGATCGGCCGGGGATTTTGAAGTTTCATGCGGATGGTTCGGAGGTGGAGGAGGGGAGCTGGAGCGATGCCGGTCGGTCCTGGCTGGGGGACGGTGCGAGTCCGGCGGAGCTGGAGGTGGCGACGGGGGATCGGGTTTACGTGTTGGATCGGACCCGTCAGGAACTCCTGGTCATGGACCCCACGGCGGCGGCCGCCAGCGTCCGTCGGGCCTGGGGACCAGACCAGCGTCCTGCAACCGGTACGGTGATGACCGGTTTCGCGGTTGGCGAGGGTCCGGCCGGGCCGGGTTTGTGGATGGCCCAGAGTGCGGTGGCCTCGGACCCGGGTGTGTATCTGTGGGTGTTGAACCCGGATGGTACTGCTATGGCGGGTGACCAGGGACGTCTGGTGGTGCGTGCGGGCGCTGGATCGGATTTGACGGTAGCGCCCTGGGACGTGGCCGTGGGTCCGGGGGGAGGGTTGTTTGTGATCCAGTCGCGCACGGCCGCCGGGGATGCCGCCCCGCGGGTGGTGGCCTTTCCTGCATGGACGAATCAAGCTGCGCCGTTGGAGCAGGGGCTCTGGGCCATGGGCAGTGGACTGGACCTGCTGCGAGGCGCGACGTCGGTGGCGGTGGATCCGACCGGTCGGTACGTGGCCGTGGCATTTCGCGGGGCTGTGTCGGGCGGATTCTTTGTGGGTGGCCGGGTCATTGTTCTTGATGCGGTTACGGGTGCCTGGGTGACGACGTTGCCCGGCGCGGATCAGCAGTACACGGACGTGGATTGGGATGCCGTGGGGAATCTGTACGTGGCCAATCTGAGTGAGTCGGTGTGGCGGGTGTATTCACCGCCGGGGTCGAATGCAGCGACCACGGTTTCCGTGGCGGCTGTGGAGTTGGGGGAGGGCTCCCCAAGGCCCTATCTGCAGGTGTTACGGTTCGAGGGTGGGGGGCTGGTGTTGATGGTGACCGGGCGTCCGCAGACGGTGTATGAGATCGAGGCTTCGTCGGACCTTTCCACGTGGTTGGTGGTGGGCACCGTGACCGTTGGTGAAGCGGGGCGGCAGGAGGTCACGGTCCCGATTTCCGGGCCGCGCAGGTTTTATCGAACCCGGAGTGGGCCTTGA